The Haloarcula laminariae genomic sequence TACAGAATCAGTAGCAAGAGCTTTCGGTCGGGGTGTCGTCGAGCCGGCTGAATGAACAAACGTGGCCACGTTCTGAACGCGGTCCTGTTGAGTATCGGGTTAGGATACGTCCTCGACCCGTCCGGGGACGTTTCGACGTTCGCGACTATTGCCGAAGTGTTCCTTCCGGTGGTCCTGGGGGCCCTGTTCCCGGACGTCGACACCGCCTTCGGCAAGCACCGCAAGACCCTCCACAACCTGCCGGTGCTCCTGCTGTTTTTCGCCCACCCGGTGTACCACGGCGGGAACCTCCAGTGGGTGTGGCTCGGCGTCCTGACACACTACGTGCTCGACATGGTCGGGTCGCGGCGGGGCATCGCCCTCTTTTACCCCATCTCGGACACGGAGTACGGCTTCCCGACCGGCGTGACCACGTCGAGCGACCACGCCGAGGTCGTCACCGTCGCTATCACGATACTCGAACTGGCCGCCGTCGGCGCGCTGGTGTACGTCCTCCCGACGTATCTCCCGCCGGAAGCGACCGAGGTGCTGACCAACGCGCTCGGGTCGGTCGCCTAGTACACTTTCACGTCGTCGAACGCCCCGCCGTAGGCCACGTGGTCGGGGTGGGTCGGTGCCGTACCCTGCAGCATGACGCGGTCGAACTTCTCCCAGCTGTTCTCGTAGCCCAGATGCGCGAACTCGACGCCGCGGCGGAGCGTGTGAGAAACCCCCTTGCGGTGGCGGATGTCGCGGCTGACGCCCGCCCGTAGGGCGGCTGCGAAGGACGACTCGTCGGCGAAGGGCTCGTCGAAGGCGACCCACGCCTCCCCGATGGTCCCCGGGAGATGCGCGTACGACGACGTGAACGTCGGCAGCCCCGTCCGGTCGGCGAGGCGGCTGGCGCGCCGGCTGTGGTGGGGCAGGAACTTGGGGTTGTACACCTCGATGGCGTCGATGGTCTCCCGGTAGGTCTCAAGCTCCTCGGGGCCGAGACTCACCGAGAGGAAGCCGGGGTGGGGGACCAGCACCGCCGCCCCTTGTCGCTGCAGTTCGGCCATGGTCCCGTCGAGCGTCAGGAAGTCGGGCACCATCTCCTCCAGGCCCACGGCAAGTATGTGGCGCCGTCGCTGCCAGGTCCCGGTGAACAGCTCGCGGCCGGGGTAGACGGTGAGTTCCTCGTCGGAGAACGACCGCGCCTTGGCCCGGATGTCGGGCAGGCGGGTGAAGTGGGGTGCATACACCAGCGCGTCGAGCCCGCGCGCTTTCGCTCGTTCGACGACCTGGTCGTCGAGAACCTTCACGTGCAGGTCGACGGTGAACCCCTCGCTCGTCACGGGTCGGGTTACCCCGGTCGCCCCATTATGGGTTTCTATTTCGGGAAGTGTCGCTGTGCCGTGGCGAACGCTTTTACCATCGGGGTGCCTGCCTCACAGCAATGCCACGCTGGGAGTGTGCCATCGAGGGCGACGACAGCCAGTTCGACCGCGTCGAGGAGCTCATCGTCCACCAGTCGAAAGAGCACGACCGCATCACCTGCAAGGTCTGTGGGACCGTCGTCCCCGACGGCTACTTCGCCATCAAGCACGCCTTCGACGAACACTCCCGCGCCGAGTACGTCCGCGCCTACGACGCCTCCGCCGCGGAGGTCCGCCGGCGCGAGAACATCAAGGAGTCCATCGAGTCCGAGGCGGACATGAACGAAGTCATCGAGCGCCTGGAAGGGTGAGGCCGCCAGCCACCCCGAACTGACGGCGGTCAGGGCCGCGACCGGAGATAGCCCCCGACCCCGATGGCGACCGCCCCGAACAGCACCGACCCCAGCCGCAGGAGGGTCCCCCTGTGGGTCGCCGGCGGCGTCCCCTGCCGGACCGTCAGCATGTCGTACGTCGCAATCACCTGTCGCCGCTGTTCGACCCGCTGCTCTCTCGACTGCTCGGGCGACGTCTCCGTGGTCTCACCGCCCGACGCCGTCCGACCGTCCGCCGCTTCCTCGGAATTCGGCGACTCAACCCTGATACGGTCGACCGGCTCGTCGGGCGGCGGGAGGTCGGCGTTGTCGGGCCGCTCGATGACGACGCTGGTGCGTCGCTGGCGCTCCTCGTACTCCTCCGAGGTAGTCACCTCGCCGACGTTGTTCGCCTCGTCGTACGGGAACTCGGGTGCCCCCTCGCCGACCGGCACGGTGTACTCGTGGTTCGGGGAGCGCAGCGAGGACACGTATATCTCCTGACCCCGCTCGGAGAGGTTTTCGTACGCGATGACGGTGTAGCCCTCGGCTTCGAGTTGCGAGCGGTTCTCCATCGTCCCGTCGCCGGTGTCGTGGTAGAGCACCTGCTGGACCGGGAACAGGGCCGGAACGAGCAGCGCGGCGACACCGACCACGAGCAGGACCATCGCCGCGGTCCGGGCCGTGTCGTCGACCATCAGAGGTCCGCCCCCTGGAACCGCCAGTAGCCAAGCGCCAGTGGCACCGCCAGCCAGACGGCGAAGACCAGCAGCGACATCTCGTCACCGAGATACGCCGGCAGCGTATCGCCCTCCCCGGCCCGCTGGAGGACCTCCCGCTCGAACTCAGAGGGAACCACGAGGTTCATCGCCTTCCGGTAGGCGATAAGCGGGCTGGTGTAGAGGATGGCGTTGTAGAGGTCGACGTTCGCCTCGAACCCCAGCAGCGTCTGGTGGACGTACCGGACGAGCAAGGCGACGCTGACCCCCGGGATGACATACAGCAACACCAGCCCGAAGTACGACCCCACCGCGGCGGCGATGGCCCGGCTCCGCTCGGCGACGGCGGCCGACAGCGACACGGCGACGGCAACGAAGACGGCCGCGTAGAGCCACGAGACGACGAACATCCCGACGATGACGCCCAGCGGGAGGGCGCCGTTGCGGGCCACGGCCATCGCGGTGGCAGTGGCGAACATGAACGCGACCCCGGCCGTGACGACGCCGAGCCGGCTCGCCAGCTTCCCGAGGAACACGTCGCGGCGGCTGTTTGGCAGCCCCAGCAGGAACTTCACGCCGCCGCTCTCCCGTTCCCCGGCGATGGCCATGTAGCTGGCCACCAGCGCGACGATGGGGAGGAGGAGTCCGAAGACCCCGCCCATGGTCCGGAACAGCTGTATCACGGTCTCCCGCGGGGTGAGCCGATAGCCCGAGACGCCGAAGGCGATGACCGCCGTCATCAGGCCCAGAAACGTCGCCACGGCCCACAGCGCCCGGGACCGCCGCGCCGCCGTGAAGTCCTTCCGGGTGACATCGCGCAGCGTCACTGCGGGACCTCCTCGGCGGCGCGAGCGTCGTCGCGGCCGCCGCCGGTCAGGTCGTTGAACAGCGTCTCCAGGGAGACCGTCTCGGAGCGGATGTCCTCGACGGTCGCGCGCTCGGCGACGTGGGTGACCACGTCGACCTTCGCGGCCGGGTCGGTGCAGTCGACCACCAGCGTCCGGTCCTCGACGGTCGCCCGCGCGACCCCGGACAGGGCGTCGACGCCGAGTCCCGTCGGCGGCGTCGTACAGTCCAGATGCAGGGTGGCGTGTCCGCCCGCGTTCTCGCGCAGCCCTTCGATGCTGTCGACGGCGACCAGTTCGCCCTCGTTCATCACGCCCACCCGGTCGCTGACCGCCTCGACCTCCGAGAGGATGTGACTGGAGAAGAAGACGGTCGTCCCCTGGTCGGCCCGCTCGCGGACCACGTCGCGCAGCTGCTGGATGCCGTTGGGGTCCAGCCCCGTCGAGGGCTCGTCCAGAATCAGGAGGTCGGGGTCGTCCACCAGCGCGATGGCGAACGCCAGGCGCTGTTGCATCCCCTTGGAGTAGTCACCGGCCATGCGGCCGCCGTCGCCGGCCAGCCCCACGAGGTCGAGGAGTTCGTCGGGGTCGTCGTCGGCCCGCTTCGTCCGGATAGCCCACGAGAGATACTCCCGCCCCGTCAGGGGGTCGTCGAAGCCGTACCCCTCCGGGAGCACCCCGACCCGCTCGCGTATCGCCTCGGGGTCGGTCTGTGCGTCCTGTCCGAGCACCTCGACGCTCCCCGCCGTCGGGCGGATGAAATCCAGCAGGAGGTTGATGGTCGTCGACTTCCCCGCGCCGTTGGGCCCGAGAAAGCCAAAGACCTCCCCCTCGTCGATTGTGAGGTCGAGGTCGTCGACCGCGACCACGTCACCGAAGCGCTTCGTCAGCCCGTCCGTTCGAATAGCTGCCATCTTATAACCGAACCGTCATCACATGGGAGTGTAAAACTTCCCGACGGTTCGACCGGATTTTGACCGACGGCTCGGGGACGACGTTGTACAATCAGGCCTGTATCGGGGGCCAGTACATGTTACATGTCCGAAAACGGACGCGGAGGGAGACCGCTCGTAACTCGGTGGTTGCGGAGAGAGCTATCTCCACCTGGGGCTCATCGGCGGCCGAAACGTGAGCGAAAATGCGGGACCTCATGGTTCGTAGGACCCCCGGTCCCACGCTCATCACGAAAAGCGCGTCGCGTCTTTCGGACGACTCAGTTCGGTCCCGCGAACCGGCGGCTTCACCGCCGGGGAGAGACCGCCCTTCGGCGCCTCACGGGTCGCTGCGCTCCCCGCTCGACCTGTCCGAAGAGCGCTTCAGCGCTCTTCGCTATCCAGCACGCGAATCTGGTCCCCGCGCACGGTGACCGGAATCGGGACCGTCGCCTCGTACAGTTCGACGGTGACCTGGTCCTTGCCCTCGTCGATGCGCTGGACCTGGGCCTTCTCGCCCTTGAACGGGCCGGCGATGAGTTCGACGATGTCGCCCTCGGCGATGCCCTCCACGTCGGGTTTCGGCGAGAGGAAGTGTTCGACCTCCGCCATCGAGGACTCGCCCTGGACGACGCCGTTGGCGTGGGGAATCTCGTCGAGGATGCGGTCGAAGACGTTGTGGTCGTCGGCCTCGACCATGACGTAGCTCGTCAGCGAATCGGGCGCCAGCGCCGCGTGGATGTCGGGCTCCTCGCGGTTGATTATCATGTCCGCGACGGTCCGCTCCTGGCTCGCCGTGGTTTTGACTGCGTAGATACCCATCTGCTTACACCGGCTTGCTGCCCGGGACGAACGTCATCAGGGCGAAGATGATGAAGCCGATGAGTCCCACCAGGACGATACCGGCACCGGCAATCTTTGCAATCTGTGAGAACTCCTCCCAGTCGGGCGTACTCGCCAGTTTGAGTACGCGAACGTAGGAGGTGAGGTCGTACGGAACGTTCATGCGTGGCCCTATCCGCCGGTGGCTTTTCTATATTGTGGTCGGCGTCGGTGGCGGCTAACCCCGCTCAGTCATCGGCGACGGCGCTCGGGCCCGCACTGGCGGGCGTCGCCGTCGGGGCCGCTCCCGAGTCCCGGTCGAGTGCCTGCACCGTCTTCGACATCTGTTCGGAGACCACAGTCTGTTGCTCGCACAGCCGCTGGGTGGCGGCCCGCAACTGCTCTACGGCGTCGCCGAGACCGGTCGTGTTGGTGTTGAGTTCCGCCATCGAGTCCCCGAGGTCCGAGAGCGCGCTGCCCACGTCGGTGTCGTCAGCCGCTGCGTCTGTGGCCATACAACGAACGAAGCACCAGGCGCGGGTGTGGGTACCCCCTAACTAGTTAGCATCAGTCGCGCCCGGCGCCGTCCCCGGACAGGCGGCTGACGGTGGCGTTTATCTCGTCGACCTGTCGGGCCTGTTCCTGGGTGCTCTCGGCGGTCGCCTGCATCTCGGCGGAGATGTCTTCGGCCCGCTCGACCACCTGGTCGAGCATACTCGCTATCTCTTCGGTGCTTGCGGCCTGGTCGTTCGTCGCCGCGGACACCTGTTCGATGCCCTCGGCCGTCTCCTCGATGGCGGTGACGATGTCGGTCAGCGCCTCGGTGGCCGACTCGACCTGTTCGATACCGCGCTCGACCTGCTCGGTCGTCTCCTCCAGGTTCTCGACGGTCTCCTGGGTGTCGGCCTTGATGCGCCCGACCATCTTCTCTATCTGCGAGGCCCGTTCCTGGGACTCCTCGGCGAGGTTCTTGACCTCGTCGGCGACGACGGCGAAGCCCTCGCCGGCCTCGCCGGCTCTGGCGGCCTCGATAGAGGCGTTCAGCGCCAGCATGTTCGTCTCGTCGGCTATCTCGTCGATGACGTCGACGATTTCGTCTATCTCGTCCATCCGGTCCCGCAGCGAGGTCACGTCGTCGGTGACTTCCGCGGCCGACTCGCCGACCTTCTGCATCACGCGCTCGGTCTCCTCGGCGGTCTCCTGGACCTCCGAGGCGGCCTCGTCGGCGTTTCGGGCCGTCGAGGCCACCTGGTCGCTCGTCGAGGCTATCTCCTCGACGGTCGCCGAGAGGTTCGACACCTCTTGGCTGACGCTCGCGAGGGCCTCCGACTGCTCGTCGGAGATGTCGGACACGCGCTGGCTGCTGTCCGCGACCGACTCGACGGAGTCGTGGAGGTCGTCGGTCCGGCCGGCGACGTCCGAAACGATGTCGTCGAGCCGCGCCGCCATCTGGTTGAGCGAGTCGACGACGTCGAGCAGCTCGTCGTCGACGTACCCGGTCTCGTCGACGGACGCGCGTGACTGGAGGTGCCCGGCCTCGATGTCGGCCATCGTCGACTGCAGCTCGGCGACTATCCCCCGGAGCTGCTCCTGCCGTTTGGCGTCCTCGGTCCGGTCCTGTATCATCTCGACGACGCCGGTCAGTTCGCCGTCGTCGTCGTATATGGGCGCGGCGCTGAACCGGATGTGTCGGTCCTCGCCGCGGGCGTCTTTCATCACGCTCTCGTCGGCGTACAGCGCGTAGTCGACGTCGTCGACGCGGGGCACGTCGTACTCCTCGTCGCAGTCTTCCGGGGCCTCTATCACCTTCTCTGCGAGGGTCATCGACCGCCGCCCGTCGTGGTAGAACGCCGGCCCGACGACGCCGTGTTCCTCCGTGAGTTCGACCGCTCCGGCCTGGGACTCCCCCGTCAGGGCCGCGAGCGAACTGTTCCAGTGCAGAATGTCGCCGTCGGCGTCGAGAACGAAGATAGGCGTGTCGATGCGGTCGAGAATCATCCGGTAGTGGAGTTCGTCGGGAGCCCGGGTAGGGTCGGTCACCACGCCACCGTCCGGCGTCGCCTCTCTGTCCGCATCTGTCGGTCGGTCCTCTCTTCGCATATGGAACAACAACTCTTGGACGGTGGTATAATATTTATCATAATAGAACAATATGAATTCGGATTACGTTCGGCAGACGCCGAAGCGCTCCGTACTGCGCCTCGCTGCTGCCCGACTATCGAGGACGCCACAGGTGACCGCTCCGCCTAGATACAGAGCCTCGAACGGAGACCGGTCAGTCCACGTAGTCGATTTCTTCGCTGGCCTGCTGGCCCGCTCGCGCCTGCTGACCCTCGCTTTGCCCGTAAATCTGTGGGCTCTCGACGCCGGTGACCACTATCATCGTCTCCATTTTCCCCTCGAAGTCGTTGTTGACGGAGGCGCCCCAGATGATGCGGGCGTCGGGGTCGATGCGGTCGTATATCTCCTCGACGACGCCCTCGGCCTCCTCGATGGACATGTCGGGACCGCCGACGACGTTGACCAGGGCGGAGTTGGCGCCGTCGAACTCCACGTCCAAGAGCGGCGAGCGAAGCGCCGACCGGATGGAGTCTTGGGCCTTGTTCTCAGAGTCGCTCTCGCCCAGCCCTATCATGGCGACGCCGCCGTTCTCCATGATAGTCCGGACGTCGGCGAAGTCCACGTTGACCAGGCCGGGCTTGGTAATCAGTTCGGTCATCCCCTTGACCGAGCGCATCAGCACGCGGTCACAGATTTTGAAGGCGTCCTGCAGGGGCATGCTGGGGGCGTAGTCCAGCAGGCGGTCGTTCGGAACGACGATGACGGTGTCGGAAACGGAGCGCAGGCGTTCGAGGCCGGCGTCGGCGTTGGCCCGTCGGCGTTCGCCCTCCGCGGTGAAGGGGATGGTGACGATGGAGATAGTGAGCGCCCCCTCCTCCTGTGCGGCCTGGGCGACGACGGGGGCGGACCCGGTTCCCGTTCCGCCGCCGAGCCCGGCCGTGACGAAGACCATGTCAGACCCCGAGATAGACTGCTGGATGTCCTCGATATCCTCCTGGGCGGCTTCTTCGCCTATCTTCGGGACCGAGCCGGCACCGCGACCGCCGGTGCGCTCGCGGCCCATCAGAATCTTCGTGTCGGCCTCCACCTCGTCGGCGAGGTGCTGGGCGTCCGTGTTCGCGGCGACCAGCTTCGCGCCGTGGATGCCCTCCTCCATCATCCGCGTGACCGTGTTGCCGCCGGCGCCGCCACAGCCGACGACGGTTATCTTGGTTTCGAGGTCCTTGACGACGCTCGCGAGCTCGTCGTCGGTCATCGTCCCGGACGTGGAGGGGTCCTCCCGCTCCGGGGTCGGTTCGTGCTGGCTGTTGGCCTCGGGGTCAGCGCTCTCCTCGCGCTCCCCTTCGGCCTCGTCGATGGCGTCGTCGATAATCGAGTCCATATTTAAATCCCCGTTGCAGACGAACACTCATTAGTTTTCCCCCTGTGTCAGACGGATGACTGACAGCTCTGCGGCCACTCTCGGGCCGATTTCTTACAACGTAAAGCGACGTATACGCTCGCTGTGGACCGTCTCCGGCTCTATCTCCCGCCCGTCGACCTCGACGGACCGGCCGGCGGACAGCTTCCCGTACTTCGGCCCTTCGGGGATGCCGAGCGTCTCGGCGAGCTCCGGGTCGAACCGCTGCTCGCGGGCGCGCAGCCCGTCGCCGTCGCGCTCGACGCTGTCGTAGCGCTCCCGGAGGACATCGGCCAGCGCGTCGACGACGGCCGAGCGCTCGGCCCCCGCGGCCAGGACGGCCGGCCCGGTGACGACGGTGCCCTGCTGTGTCGTCCCGAACGCGAGCGTGTTCGCCGCGAACCAGTCGCGGACGCGCTCGGCGTCGATACCGGTCGCCTCCGAGACGAGCTCCTCGGGCAGGGTCACGACGTCCCAGTCGTCCGGCGGGTCCGTCGCCGCCTCGCCGAAGCGGAGGCCGTCGTCGACGGGGCCGACCGCTGCCTCCACCGACTCGACGAACCCGAGCGGGACGCCGGTCGTCTCGCGGACGAACCGCTCGCCCACGACGCGGTAGCCCAGCGACTCGACCGTCTCGGCGAGGTCGGGGTGGCCGCCGGTGACGAGCGCGTACTCCGCGCCGCTGGCCGCGACAGCGCGCCCGAGGACGGTCTCGTACTGGTCGTCGATGTCGCCTGCCGACGTATCGTCCGCGAGCCGCACCCATTCGCTCAGGTCCGACAGACACCAGTCGGCCCCGATGTGACCGACCGCCCAGTCGGTCTCCCGGGCGACCCGCTCGAACTGGGGGACGTAGTGGCCCCCGCCGAAGCCGACGAGCTGGCGGCGGCGTCCCCCCTCGTCGGGCGCGTCGGCCGGGACGCCCCGCAAGTCCAGAATCGCCCTGGCGGCTGCCCGCGCCGCCCCGGGGTCGCGCCACTGTGGCTCGGCGCTGCCGACCTCCACGAACATCGACGGGACGCCCACCTCGGTCGGGCCGTGGTGGGTACACTCCATCCCCACGTCGTACCCGTCGGGGGCGTGGTCCGCCAGCGCGTCGAGGACGGCGCGGTGGGCGTTCGGGGCGGCGCGTGCGAAGCGGCCGCTCTCGCCGCCGTACTCGGCCTCGCCGAAGTTCCCGGTGTGATGGGCTGTCAGCAACTGTCCGGTCTCGCCGGCGTGTTTGGAGGCGAAGACCAGCAGTTCGGGGTCGTCGAACGCCGTCGCCGCGTGTTCGAGTTCCAGGTGGGGCCCGTCGAACTCCCGGAGTTCGGCCCCGTCGGTCCGGTAGACGGTCCCGCCGCCGTCGGCGTCGGAGCGGTCGTCGTCGACCGTCTCGGTCCAGTCGGCCGCGTCGAGCAGTTGCTCGCCGATGTGCGTACTGGCCTCGTCGGCCCGCGAAACGACGATAGCGAGCATCAGTCCGCCAGCTCCTCGTGGACCGGCTCACGGCCTATCGCGGTCCGGAAGGCGTCCCCGGCCAGCCCGAACAGCTCCGCGAGGGCCCGCCGCCGTAGCGCAAACAGCGCCGTCCCGATGACGAGGTACAGCACGGCGTAGCCGACGAGTAGCTCGTAGCTGTCGAACGGCAGCCCCACGAGGTCCCGGATGAGGGCGAATTCGAGTATGACCTGGGAGATGAACAGCCCGAAGAGGACGACGGCCTCGCGGATGGATATCTCGAAGTTACAGAGGATGGCCAGCGCGAAGTACGACTGGGCGGCGGTAATCCAGATTTCGGCGGCCTGCTTCTGGTCGAACGGCAAGGTCCCGAGGCCGCCCAGCGCGATGGAGTAGACGACGGCGATGGTCCCGATGAGCAGCGTCCACTGGTTGAGCTTCGAGGAGATGAGCGCGTTGAACCCGGCCGTCGACCGGGCCTTGTTGACCAACACCGCGACGACGATGAGTTCGGGCGACTCGCTGGCCAGCGGTGCGACCCACTGAATCATGAAGAACTCGGGGATGCCGTTCTGGAGGCCGATTTCCTCCAGACCGTGGGCAAAGGGCTCGACGGCGGTGAAGATGAGCAGCCCGGAGTACGCAAACAGCGTGAGGACGACGAGCGGGCGCCACGGCAGCGACCAGCCCTGGAAGTACTTGGGGACGCCGACGGTGTGGTCGGAGGTCTCCACGTCGGACTTCAGGACGAGCCCGATGTAAGTGACGTACAGCCCGACCAGGAACAGCGTATCGAGCAGCCCGATGCCGCCCCCCAGCGGGACGAGGAAGGCCCACCCGGTCGCCAGAAAGAGGAAGGTTATCTCGGTCGCGATGTCGCGGTCCAGCGCGACCGCGTCGTTGAGGAGCCCGTCGCGGTTCTTGACTGCCGGGTCCCGGGTCTTGGCCGCCCGCCAGACGGTGAAGACGGCGATACCGGCCCAGCCGATGCCGATGAGGATGCGGTTCGCGCCGGTCATGTTCGCGATGGCCAGGTTCGCGTCGTGACAGCCCCGGGCCAGCGTCGTCCCGCTTGCCTCTATCTCTGCGGCGGTCAGCTGGCTACATGCCTCTGCCGTCGCGCCGCCCGCCCCGGCGTTCCAGGCGTACAGCGCGTCGACGGCGTACTCGGGCGCGACCGCGAGCACCGCGAGGACGGCGATAGCGAAGGCCCTGGGTACGTCCTTCTCCGCGGTCTCGGCGCCCCACGCCAGCAGAAACGACGCGCCGAGAACGGCCAGTCCGCTCACCCCGACGGTCGCCACGTTGTCGAGTTCGATACCGAGGAGCAACACGGCGACCCAGCCGACGGTCAACAGCGCTGCGGCCCCGACCTGCACGAGTGGATGACGGAGGCGACTCACTAGGCGTTCACAGCGGCGGTCAGGTGGAAAAGGTTGCGAAACGTCCGCTAGTAGGGGGGAACTACGCCGCCGTTTCCGTCTCCCCTGCCTGTGGTACGTCCCGCCGACGCCCCCGCCCGCGACCGGAGCGTGGCGTTCAATAGCGGGGGCCACGCCCACGGAGGTATGGAAGTCTACGGACTCATCGGGAACCCGGTCGGGCACTCGCTGTCGCCGCCGATGCACGAGGCGGGCTACGACGCCCTGGGCATCGACGCGAAGTACGTCACGTTCGAGCCGCCGGCCGACGAGGGGGCGGCGGCCGTCGAAGCGGCCGACAGGCTCGGTGTCGCGGGGCTGAACGTCACTCTCCCGTTCAAGCAGGACGTACTCGAGGCCGTCGAGACCGACGACCTCGCCGCGCGTATCGGCGCGGTCAACACTATCGACCTGACTGGTGAGACGCCGCGAGGGTACAACACGGACGCCGTCGGCGCGGTCCGCGCGCTCGACCACCACGACGTGGCCCTCGATGGGACGGCGGTCGTCGTCGGCGCTGGCGGGGCCGGCCGCGCCGTCGCCTTCGGGCTGGCCGACGAGGGGATGACCGTCGAGATAGCCAACCGGACGGCCTCGAAGGCCGACGACCTGGCCGCCGAGGTGCCCGGCGCGGGCGGGCACTCGCTCGACGGGCTCGACGACCTGCTGTCCGGCGCCGACGTGCTGGTCAACTGCACCAGCGTCGGGATGGACGAGGACGCGACGCCGGTCCCCGCCGACGCGCTGCACGGCGACCTCGCGGTCCTCGATGCGGTGTACTCCCCAATCGAGACGCGGTTGCTCCGGGACGCCGCGGCGGCCGGGGCGACGACCGTCGACGGCGCGTGGATGCTGCTGTACCAGGGCGTCGAGGCGTTCGAGCGCTGGACCGGCGAGACGGCGCCGGTCGACCCGATGAACGCGGCGCTTCGGGACGGCCTCTGAGACGGGCTGTCGCGGACGCGGACCCGGTGGCGGCGCGGCTCCGGACAGGGAGACGCGGTCCGCCTGAGGAGTACTCTACCAGCAAGAGATTAGTGTCGGGGCACAGAACAGGAGCGTATGGGTTTGCTTCAGAAGCTGAAATCAGCACTCGGGCTCGACGAAACGGGGTCGTCGGAGTCGGGTCGCTCCGGCGACGTGGACGTCACCGTCGAGCGTGAGCCCTCGACGGAGGACGAGGACGCGGTCAAGGGAACCGAGACGGCCAGTAGTGGGGAGTCGACGGGCGAACCGGATGGCCCGGGGACCAACGGCGCCGAGAGCGGGGACTCGTCGGTCGAGGAGGCCGAGGTATCGGCCGGCGAGCCCGACACGGCCGCTGCGAGCGCGAGTGACGCAGCCGACGACGCCAACGCGGACACTGTCGACGACACTGAAGCTGACACTGTCGACGACACCGACGCGGATACCGAAGCCGACGACGCCGATGCGGACACCGAACCTGACGACACTGCTGCGGACACAGCTGACGACGACACTGACACGGACACTGCAGCAGACGACTCCGACGCGGACGCGCCCGCCGACACGGCGGGCAGCACCGACCCCGTCACGGAGCTGAACGGCATCGGTCCGGCCTACGGGGACCGACTCGCCGGTGCGGGCATCGACACTGTCGGCGAGCTGGCCGACGCCGACGCCGCCGACCTGGCGGACCGCATCGAACTCGGCGAGAGCCGCGTCGCCGGCTGGATAGAGCAGGCCAACAGCTACTGATTCTGCGACGGTATCGGCTGTCCGGCCGGCGCGGCGCCGGGATACTGCCCGAACCGCAAACGAGTTACCCGCCGGGCTGTTGCTACCGGTAATGCCACGGGTCGAGACGAGCCGCGACGCCTACGAGGCTCTCGCTGCCGACGCGCCGCCGTCGGCCCGGATTCCCGTCGTCGTCTCGGTCACCGTCGACGACCCCTTCGCGGCGTACCGCCGGGCTCGCGACCCGACCGGCGGCGTCTATCTCGGGACGACCGGCGGGCAGTCGGGCTGGGGCTACTTCGCGACTGCGCCCGCCGAGTTCGTCGAGGTCGGGCCCGACGACAGCCCGGCGCTCGCCGCACTGGCCGACGCGCTGGCCGGCGACACCCTCGTCCGGGGCGACTGTGAGGTCCCCTACCCGTGCGGCGCTATCGGCTGGCTCTCCTACGATGTCGTCCGCGAACTGGAGTCCCTCCCGTCGAGCGCCGTCGACGACCGCGCCCTGCCACGCCTGCAGCTCGCCACTTACGACCGCGTCGCCGCCTGGCCGGAGCCCCGCGGCGACGGGCCGGTCGAACTCACGATTACGGCGTGTCCGCGCCTGCGCGACCACGAGTCCGCCGGCGCGGCCTACGAGTTCGCCCGCCAGCACGCCCTGGAGCTGGCTCGCACGGTCGGCGAGGGCGACCCCTCCGTGGGCGACCCGCCGGCGTCGACCGACAGCGCCGCCTTCGAGAGCGACTGCACGCGCGAGGCCTTCGCCGAGCGCGTCCGGACCGTCAAGCAGTACGTCCGCGACGGCGACACCTTCCAGGCCAACGTCTCACAGCGCCTCTCGGCGCCCGCCGCCGTCCACCCGGTCGAGGCGTTCGACGCCCTCCGTCGGGTGAACCCGGCGCCGTACTCGGCGCTGGTGGAGTTCCCC encodes the following:
- a CDS encoding shikimate dehydrogenase translates to MEVYGLIGNPVGHSLSPPMHEAGYDALGIDAKYVTFEPPADEGAAAVEAADRLGVAGLNVTLPFKQDVLEAVETDDLAARIGAVNTIDLTGETPRGYNTDAVGAVRALDHHDVALDGTAVVVGAGGAGRAVAFGLADEGMTVEIANRTASKADDLAAEVPGAGGHSLDGLDDLLSGADVLVNCTSVGMDEDATPVPADALHGDLAVLDAVYSPIETRLLRDAAAAGATTVDGAWMLLYQGVEAFERWTGETAPVDPMNAALRDGL
- the pabB gene encoding aminodeoxychorismate synthase, component I produces the protein MPRVETSRDAYEALAADAPPSARIPVVVSVTVDDPFAAYRRARDPTGGVYLGTTGGQSGWGYFATAPAEFVEVGPDDSPALAALADALAGDTLVRGDCEVPYPCGAIGWLSYDVVRELESLPSSAVDDRALPRLQLATYDRVAAWPEPRGDGPVELTITACPRLRDHESAGAAYEFARQHALELARTVGEGDPSVGDPPASTDSAAFESDCTREAFAERVRTVKQYVRDGDTFQANVSQRLSAPAAVHPVEAFDALRRVNPAPYSALVEFPGVDLVSASPELLLQRDGDDLVTEPIAGTRPRGPTEAEDERLAEELLGDEKERAEHAMLVDLERNDLGKVSRFGSVEVTDYRRVDRYSEVMHLVSEVRGTLRERATLEDAIAAVFPGGTITGAPKPRTMEIIDEVERTRRGPYTGSIGIFGFDGRATLNIVIRTLVGYGDEYHLRVGAGIVHDSEPDREYAETLDKGRALITAVDEALGERADLSVGGST
- a CDS encoding helix-hairpin-helix domain-containing protein, producing the protein MGLLQKLKSALGLDETGSSESGRSGDVDVTVEREPSTEDEDAVKGTETASSGESTGEPDGPGTNGAESGDSSVEEAEVSAGEPDTAAASASDAADDANADTVDDTEADTVDDTDADTEADDADADTEPDDTAADTADDDTDTDTAADDSDADAPADTAGSTDPVTELNGIGPAYGDRLAGAGIDTVGELADADAADLADRIELGESRVAGWIEQANSY